One segment of Shewanella piezotolerans WP3 DNA contains the following:
- a CDS encoding ABC transporter ATP-binding protein, translating to MIEVHELKKEYPMGDTCVKALNGVSFSIAKNEFVAIMGPSGSGKSTLMNIIGCLDKPTSGGYSLNNQEVEDLDDDALSAVRNKEIGFVFQSFHLLPRLSALQNVLLPLRFSANPEQDSSYALELLSRVGLGTRHDHRPNQLSGGQRQRVAIARSLVNNPAILLADEPTGALDSKTSVEIMALFTELHKAGQTIILVTHEEEVAAYAQRIIRMRDGDIVEIEERATNAA from the coding sequence ATGATAGAAGTTCATGAATTAAAAAAAGAATATCCCATGGGTGATACATGTGTAAAAGCACTCAATGGAGTAAGTTTTAGTATCGCTAAAAATGAATTCGTTGCGATTATGGGGCCTTCAGGCTCAGGTAAGTCTACCTTAATGAACATTATCGGTTGTCTCGATAAGCCAACATCAGGTGGTTATAGCCTAAATAATCAGGAAGTTGAAGATCTTGATGATGACGCCCTGTCAGCTGTCAGAAATAAAGAGATTGGATTTGTATTTCAAAGTTTTCATCTATTGCCACGCTTATCAGCCTTACAAAATGTATTACTGCCGTTGAGGTTCTCCGCAAACCCAGAGCAAGACTCAAGTTATGCCCTTGAATTGTTGTCGCGAGTGGGTCTTGGCACTCGACATGACCACAGGCCAAATCAACTCTCTGGCGGGCAGAGACAACGAGTCGCTATAGCGCGCTCTTTGGTTAACAATCCGGCAATCTTGCTCGCAGACGAACCCACTGGTGCACTAGATAGTAAAACGTCAGTCGAGATTATGGCGTTGTTTACTGAATTACATAAGGCTGGACAAACGATTATCTTGGTCACCCATGAAGAGGAAGTGGCGGCTTATGCTCAACGGATTATCCGCATGAGAGATGGTGATATTGTTGAAATTGAGGAGAGGGCAACCAATGCAGCTTAA